Proteins co-encoded in one Trichoplusia ni isolate ovarian cell line Hi5 chromosome 19, tn1, whole genome shotgun sequence genomic window:
- the LOC113503320 gene encoding uncharacterized protein LOC113503320, producing the protein MNKFLPLVLLCYLCSATLIIIDASEANGTVLHRNRRYLAFMNTTRFFMKVNFKVNSVPWNQLFAQAVGFRMNWDDPPDSYRYPRIYRRDVYDHVETLLDRNGLVGFHCVRRAICEIQMIQNPNIYHKLLKMLFRKISSTTERWHNSSPEECYTSLSSCPLSLLAVSPYTDIS; encoded by the exons ATGAACAAGTTCCTGCCATTAGTGTTACTATGCTACTTATGTTCGGCTACACTCATCATTATCGATGCCAGCGAAGCTAATGGGACTGTCTTGCATAGAAACAGAAGATATCTAGCATTTATGAATACAACGAGATTCTTT atgaaagTAAATTTCAAAGTGAACTCAGTCCCCTGGAACCAGCTGTTCGCTCAAGCAGTAGGGTTCCGCATGAACTGGGACGATCCCCCGGACTCGTACCGATATCCACGGATCTACAGAAGGGATGTTTACGACCATGTCGAGACATTGCTGGACAG GAACGGGCTGGTCGGCTTCCACTGCGTACGGCGCGCCATCTGCGAAATCCAAATGATACAGAACCCGAACATCTACCACAAACTCCTTAAAATGCTGTTTAG AAAAATATCATCAACCACAGAACGCTGGCATAACTCGTCGCCTGAAGAATGCTATACGTCACTGTCATCATGTCCCTTGTCACTGCTGGCCGTATCACCTTACACCGACATTAGTTAA
- the LOC113503558 gene encoding uncharacterized protein LOC113503558, translating into NRYNDSYVFQLRFNFKANMVPWNQIFAQALGFRINWDDPPDNFHQYKNHFIHRRTIYNNIETVLDKNGVNGFHCVRRAICEMETIPDPRKIYHKLLKMVFRQQSSATDKWHNKTSEDCEQSISLCPISPLHVSLFTDV; encoded by the exons aatcgatATAATGATAGTTATGTTTTTCAGCTCCGTTTCAACTTCAAAGCTAACATGGTGCCCTGGAATCAGATCTTCGCCCAAGCTCTCGGTTTCCGAATTAATTGGGACGACCCGCCAGACAACTTCCACCAATACAAGAACCATTTCATACATCGCAGAACGATTTATAATAACATAGAAACAGTTTTAGACAA GAACGGCGTCAATGGCTTCCACTGCGTCCGTCGAGCCATTTGCGAAATGGAAACGATCCCTGATCCTCGGAAAATATAccacaaacttttaaaaatggTGTTCAG ACAGCAATCATCGGCAACTGACAAATGGCACAACAAGACATCGGAGGATTGTGAACAATCCATATCATTATGTCCAATTTCTCCACTACACGTTTCACTTTTCACTGATGTTTAA
- the LOC113503580 gene encoding uncharacterized protein LOC113503580: MIIINVNADDEEEHKAMVKRQINSIPLVYPYGATYKLLIGFSTPIKAEDYISLAFAANFQYQYAQFQNISQLSQYYFIKTVSREQRDAELEARKDERLTFYTAVADMLNSKGFNGEECVNRAICEAAQYPVEEEGLVGEILHILLTPDYGKTPFDDRDRELEDLMASYYDAATAGRQMFDCASIYPSCPEGQGLMEMFSILRDE; this comes from the exons ATGATCATCATTAACGTGAATGCCGATGATGAAGAAGAACACAAAGCGATGGTTAAAAGACAAATCAACAGCATACCCCTTGTCTATCCTTATGGCGCCACTTACAAG CTCCTCATAGGCTTCTCGACACCAATAAAGGCCGAAGACTACATCAGTCTGGCCTTCGCAGCGAACTTCCAGTACCAGTACGCCCAGTTCCAGAACATCTCGCAGCTGTCACAATACTACTTCATCAAGACGGTGTCGAGAGAGCAGAGGGATGCTGAACTAGAGGCGAGGAAGGATGAGAGGCTTACCTTCTATACCGCGGTAGCTGATATGTTGAACTC AAAAGGCTTCAATGGTGAGGAGTGTGTCAACAGAGCGATTTGTGAAGCAGCGCAGTATCCAGTTGAAGAAGAAGGTCTAGTTGGAGAAATACTACACATACTGCTGAC ACCAGATTACGGGAAAACCCCCTTCGACGATAGAGACCGGGAGTTGGAAGATCTGATGGCATCATACTATGACGCTGCGACAGCTGGACGGCAGATGTTTGACTGTGCCTCTATATACCCCAGCTGCCCAGAAGGACAGGGACTTATGGAAATGTTCAGTATTCTGAGAGATGAATGA
- the LOC113503559 gene encoding uncharacterized protein LOC113503559, with product MKEIDIPSDVLSRSKRQVLLFPNSTLLQFNAGVGVPSGAKNINVNWAFQANFQLPWNISQIPVDILHANTGYVGTARKKRSLSDTSDKNGDYHDDAKLYHFYIHVEEILDGFGHNGRACVLQTLCQLGAEPLHSDDQEDVLHELATFVLNPKNDDIENLTENDTAYQYIKAYTDGEKQQDCIRLYEGCSVSFIDSFTRRHHNHV from the exons ATGAAAGAGATAGACATACCCAGTGATGTGCTGAGTAGGAGCAAGAGACAAGTACTGCTGTTTCCAAACAGCACGCTGCTTCAG TTCAACGCTGGTGTCGGCGTGCCAAGCGGTGCCAAGAACATCAATGTGAACTGGGCATTTCAGGCCAACTTCCAACTACCTTGGAATATAAGCCAGATACCTGTGGACATATTACATGCCAACACCGGCTATGTTGGTACTGCGAGGAAAAAGAGAAGCTTATCAGATACGAGCGATAAGAACGGTGACTACCACGATGACGCGAAGCTTTATCACTTTTATATTCACGTCGAAGAGATTTTAGATGG GTTTGGTCACAACGGCCGAGCGTGCGTGCTTCAAACGCTGTGTCAACTGGGGGCCGAACCTTTGCACTCCGATGATCAAGAGGATGTTCTCCACGAACTGGCCACATTCGTTCTAAA CCCTAAAAACGATGACATCGAAAACTTGACGGAAAATGACACAGCTTACCAATACATCAAGGCATACACCGATGGAGAGAAACAACAAGACTGCATCAGATTATACGAGGGCTGTTCAGTATCCTTCATAGATTCATTCACGAGACGTCATCACAACCACGTGTAA
- the LOC113503459 gene encoding uncharacterized protein LOC113503459: MPLLQYSVLALPKYFMVTYLIFRYKFGLPQFFQFIIGLGVPVDLKEQSVTVGTVIKFQYDLPTNSTEYTSRIYGFSQTVSRDMAEDAPAKDISNEIDSDSSRQISETVDIENDEQERDNDTLVDLTFDDRRKRSLIYSKASMYSADDVATTELSLEEAIKRQEMIDQNALEEEEEPQRMNRWDFYKVIEHMVERYGYSGRPCLLRTICEAAEVPFTHENGLLGEIGHILFTPSTTKDTLSHHTDNEYHAAERLGREIGVDCEELFPECEGSILSTFTQIGQETLHKFGFL, encoded by the exons ATGCCATTGTTGCAGTATTCAGTTTTGGCATTGCCGAAATATTTTATGGTGACCTACTTAATATTCAGGTATAAATTTGGACTTCCTCAATTTTTTCAGTTCATCATTGGTCTCGGTGTGCCAGTTGATTTGAAGGAGCAATCGGTTACCGTGGGCACAGTAATAAAGTTCCAATATGATTTGCCTACAAATAGTACGGAATATACAAGCAGGATCTACGGCTTCTCCCAAACAGTCTCCAGGGACATGGCCGAGGACGCTCCGGCGAAAGACATTTCTAACGAAATAGACTCAGACAGTTCTAGACAAATAAGTGAAACAGTAGATATTGAAAATGATGAGCAAGAAAGAGATAATGATACTTTAGTAGATCTGACATTTGATGACAGAAGAAAGAGGTCTTTAATTTACTCGAAAGCCAGTATGTATTCTGCAGATGATGTAGCTACAACTGAGCTGTCATTAGAGGAAGCTATTAAAAGGCAAGAAATGATTGACCAGAATGCTTTAGAGGAAGAGGAGGAACCACAAAGAATGAACAGATGGgacttttataaagttattgaaCATATGGTTGAAAG GTACGGTTATTCAGGACGGCCGTGCTTGCTACGAACAATCTGCGAAGCTGCCGAGGTACCATTCACCCATGAAAACGGCTTGCTCGGCGAAATTGGACATATACTATTCAC CCCATCAACCACGAAGGATACCCTGTCCCACCACACGGATAACGAGTACCACGCGGCGGAGAGACTTGGGAGGGAGATCGGAGTTGACTGTGAAGAGCTGTTCCCGGAGTGCGAGGGCTCCATCCTCAGCACCTTCACGCAAATCGGACAGGAGACGCTGCATAAGTTCGGGTTTTTGTAG
- the LOC113503561 gene encoding uncharacterized protein LOC113503561, whose protein sequence is LVSDLSRTHYLDLDFASRSNNYAHHKPSFLHQVFATVSVPLPSESYVSVAWFYEANYYNVDNATYFEPLLGDIETMSRNRKERSITQQISIMTRRSIYNLIESILKKQGYPGRPCLLRLICENAHAHFLHNGMMGDLIYLILTPSASQAEDDIEDIYYEAEYYGLSEQCACYTKKCPSNPLDPIFMYIDNRK, encoded by the exons CTAGTTTCAGACTTAAGTAGAACCCATTATCTTGATCTCGATTTTGCGAGTCGAAGCAACAATTATGCCCATCATAAACCAAGTTTCCTTCATCAGGTCTTCGCCACAGTCTCAGTCCCCCTTCCCTCGGAGTCCTACGTCAGCGTCGCGTGGTTCTACGAAGCGAATTACTACAACGTTGACAACGCCACATACTTTGAACCCTTACTAGGAGATATTGAAACA ATGTCAAGGAATAGAAAAGAAAGAAGCATCACCCAACAAATCAGTATTATGACACGAAGAAGTATTTACAACTTAATAGAATCTATACTGAAgaa gCAAGGATATCCCGGGCGTCCTTGTTTACTTCGACTGATCTGTGAGAACGCGCACGCGCATTTCCTGCACAACGGAATGATGGGCGACCTGATCTATCTCATACTTAC GCCATCAGCTTCCCAAGCAGAAGATGACATAGAAGATATCTACTATGAAGCTGAGTACTACGGCCTATCTGAACAATGTGCATGCTATACTAAGAAATGTCCTTCCAACCCATTAGACCCCATATTTATGTATATcgacaatagaaaataa